A single Nocardioides bizhenqiangii DNA region contains:
- a CDS encoding ABC transporter ATP-binding protein — protein sequence MTTTTPPGPGRSERDPLGPDPDNPPPAGVHSLWRLRSYLRPHRGALVIMLTTALAGIGVAIAIPLVIKALIDGPITDGEIDPVLPLGLLVLALGVLEAFLTWWRRWIQSNAVLNVETAMRRDLYAHLQALPMSFHSRWQSGQLLSRATTDLSSIRRFFGFGMLFLFINILQVTAVTGVLLAMYWPLGLVVACTAAPIVWLSMRFEKEYVVVSRRVQDEQGDLATRAEEAAVAIRVIKSFGRSRYISDQYEAAARQLHATSMDKVRLSARFWTFLEVIPNFAVVVVLLFGAIGVGRGALTPGELVAFITLMLSLVWPVSSLGIILAMAQEAMTSAARILEIFDTESDIVSGTRTIDRPRGHLRFEHVDFAYPGALDEPVLRDVNLDIRPGETVAVVGATGSGKSSLTALVPRLFDVTGGAVRIDGVDVRDLDLAHLRQLVATAFDDPTLFSMSARENLTLGRDPETNPATDAEVEEALDIAQAGFARDLPWGLDTRIGEQGMALSGGQRQRLALARAVLSRPAVLVLDDTLSALDVHTEALVEEALRRVLVDTTGVIVAHRASTVMLADRVALLQDGTITHVGAHRELLATVPAYRELLAADPSLEEAVS from the coding sequence ATGACGACCACCACGCCTCCCGGTCCTGGTCGGTCGGAGCGCGACCCGCTCGGGCCCGATCCGGACAACCCGCCTCCCGCAGGCGTCCACTCCTTGTGGCGCCTGCGGTCCTACCTCCGACCGCACCGCGGCGCGCTGGTGATCATGCTGACGACCGCCCTCGCGGGCATCGGGGTCGCGATCGCGATCCCGCTGGTGATCAAGGCGCTCATCGACGGGCCGATCACGGACGGCGAGATCGACCCGGTGCTCCCGCTCGGCCTGCTCGTCCTCGCCCTCGGCGTGCTCGAGGCGTTCCTCACCTGGTGGCGACGGTGGATCCAGTCCAACGCCGTGCTCAACGTCGAGACCGCGATGCGGCGCGACCTCTACGCCCACCTGCAGGCCCTGCCGATGAGCTTCCACAGCCGGTGGCAGTCCGGCCAGCTGCTGTCGCGCGCCACCACCGACCTGTCGTCGATCCGGCGGTTCTTCGGCTTCGGGATGCTGTTCCTGTTCATCAACATCCTCCAGGTCACCGCGGTGACCGGCGTGCTGCTGGCGATGTACTGGCCGCTCGGACTCGTCGTCGCCTGCACCGCCGCGCCCATCGTGTGGCTCTCGATGCGTTTCGAGAAGGAGTACGTCGTCGTCTCGCGGCGGGTGCAGGACGAGCAGGGCGACCTGGCGACCCGCGCCGAGGAGGCGGCGGTCGCGATCCGGGTGATCAAGTCCTTCGGCCGGAGCCGCTACATCAGCGACCAGTACGAAGCGGCCGCCCGGCAGCTGCACGCGACGTCGATGGACAAGGTCCGGCTCTCGGCCCGGTTCTGGACCTTCCTCGAGGTGATCCCCAACTTCGCGGTGGTCGTCGTCCTGCTGTTCGGGGCGATCGGCGTCGGTCGCGGCGCGCTCACGCCCGGTGAGCTGGTCGCCTTCATCACCCTGATGCTCTCCCTGGTGTGGCCGGTCTCCTCGCTCGGCATCATCCTCGCGATGGCGCAGGAGGCGATGACGTCCGCCGCCCGGATCCTCGAGATCTTCGACACCGAGTCCGACATCGTGAGCGGCACCCGCACCATCGACCGGCCCCGCGGGCACCTCCGCTTCGAGCACGTCGACTTCGCCTACCCGGGAGCGCTCGACGAGCCGGTGCTGCGCGACGTCAACCTCGACATCCGGCCCGGCGAGACCGTCGCCGTGGTGGGCGCCACCGGTTCCGGGAAGTCCAGCCTGACCGCGCTCGTGCCGCGGCTGTTCGACGTGACCGGCGGCGCGGTCAGGATCGACGGCGTCGACGTGCGTGACCTCGACCTCGCCCACCTGCGCCAGCTGGTGGCGACCGCGTTCGACGACCCGACGCTCTTCTCGATGAGCGCGCGCGAGAACCTCACCCTCGGCCGGGACCCCGAGACGAACCCAGCGACCGACGCCGAGGTCGAGGAGGCGCTCGACATCGCCCAGGCCGGCTTCGCCCGGGACCTGCCCTGGGGGCTCGACACCAGGATCGGCGAGCAGGGGATGGCGCTCTCCGGGGGCCAGCGGCAGCGGCTCGCGCTCGCCCGTGCGGTGCTGTCCCGGCCCGCCGTTCTCGTGCTCGACGACACGCTGTCGGCGCTCGACGTCCACACCGAGGCGCTGGTGGAGGAGGCGCTGCGGCGGGTGCTCGTCGACACGACCGGCGTGATCGTCGCCCATCGGGCGTCGACGGTCATGCTCGCCGACCGGGTGGCGCTGCTCCAGGACGGCACGATCACTCACGTGGGCGCGCACCGGGAGCTGCTCGCCACGGTGCCCGCCTACCGCGAGCTGCTCGCCGCCGACCCGTCCCTCGAGGAGGCAGTCTCATGA
- a CDS encoding cation:proton antiporter yields MSHVIAWTGAAEPIVTAKLLDIAVILGLLALIIVVARLAGAAVAKVGIPPVVGEIAAGVLLGPSLLGVELSGDLFPVEQRGFLEVLARVGLVLFMFVVGLELDVSLVKGRGKVAGSVSVCSIVLPFSLGIGLAKVFVETEATAALKPDGVDFWPFALFMGAAMSITAFPVLARILTDRRMHRTETGGLALACAATDDIIAWTLLAVVLATSGIEGSHGHLPGWAIYLAIPFVLVAIFVVRPALTVLTTAYKKAGELTPTILSVVLVGMLLFAAATEVIGIHFIFGAFLFGAIIPHENAAAMRHEILVRLEQIAVILLLPVFFLISGLKVDIQGLGSEHIIPMFAILAVAIIGKYVGAYVGARIQKVPHWQASSLGLLMNTRGLTELIILNVGLEKGLLSEELFTLMVIMALVTTVMTGPLLNFTYPQRRVARDIAEAERAALGAEAVDRIVVLSRPGAVNEVPLELAVTMLAGARPAEIVVADLQPQGRLLDLGSGLSGELADMAAAMESQQVLVRRGEELGVPVRVIAHPTADVEEDLVELVRVLAPQGLLAWSDDPSLDAVLAVIDCPSAVVAEGTAPFPTGAAVSVAWSADSNGEAAVVLGARLAVARQVALQLPTDGGRRLAAIRAALEERGVRVAEPAAPDPDSGLSPAVIDVAGYGASPAPSIGARSEPDPVPVDFAAVELGATAEV; encoded by the coding sequence ATGTCCCACGTCATTGCCTGGACTGGTGCGGCGGAGCCGATCGTGACGGCCAAGCTGCTCGACATCGCAGTGATCCTCGGACTGCTGGCGCTGATCATCGTGGTGGCGCGACTTGCCGGCGCCGCCGTCGCGAAGGTCGGGATTCCGCCCGTCGTCGGCGAGATCGCCGCTGGCGTACTGCTCGGGCCGAGCCTGCTCGGCGTGGAGCTCAGTGGCGACCTGTTCCCCGTGGAGCAGCGCGGTTTCCTCGAGGTGCTGGCCAGGGTCGGGCTCGTGCTCTTCATGTTCGTGGTCGGCCTCGAGCTCGACGTGTCACTCGTCAAGGGGCGGGGGAAGGTCGCAGGCTCGGTGTCGGTCTGCTCGATCGTGCTGCCCTTCAGCCTCGGCATCGGCCTGGCCAAGGTATTCGTGGAGACCGAGGCAACCGCGGCCCTCAAGCCGGACGGCGTGGACTTCTGGCCGTTCGCGCTGTTCATGGGCGCCGCGATGTCGATCACGGCCTTCCCGGTGCTCGCGCGGATCCTGACCGACCGGCGCATGCACCGCACCGAGACGGGTGGCCTGGCGCTGGCCTGTGCCGCGACCGACGACATCATCGCCTGGACGCTGCTGGCCGTCGTGCTCGCAACGTCGGGCATCGAGGGCAGCCACGGACACCTGCCCGGTTGGGCGATCTACCTGGCGATCCCGTTCGTGCTCGTTGCGATCTTCGTGGTCCGTCCCGCGCTGACGGTGCTGACGACGGCGTACAAGAAGGCGGGCGAGCTGACCCCGACCATCCTGTCGGTCGTCCTGGTCGGCATGCTGCTGTTCGCGGCCGCCACCGAGGTCATCGGGATCCACTTCATCTTCGGCGCGTTCCTCTTCGGCGCGATCATCCCGCACGAGAACGCCGCGGCGATGCGGCACGAGATCCTGGTCCGGCTCGAGCAGATCGCGGTCATTCTGCTGCTGCCGGTCTTCTTCCTGATCTCCGGTCTCAAGGTCGACATCCAGGGCCTCGGCTCCGAGCACATCATCCCGATGTTCGCGATCCTGGCGGTCGCCATCATCGGCAAGTACGTCGGGGCGTACGTCGGTGCCCGGATCCAGAAGGTTCCACACTGGCAGGCCAGCTCGCTGGGCCTGCTGATGAACACCCGCGGCCTGACCGAGCTGATCATCCTCAACGTCGGCCTCGAGAAGGGCCTGCTGAGCGAGGAGCTGTTCACGCTGATGGTGATCATGGCACTGGTGACCACGGTGATGACCGGTCCGCTCCTCAACTTCACCTATCCACAGCGCCGGGTGGCGCGTGACATCGCGGAGGCCGAGCGGGCCGCGCTCGGCGCCGAGGCGGTCGACCGGATCGTGGTGCTGAGCCGGCCCGGTGCCGTCAACGAGGTGCCGCTCGAGCTCGCCGTCACCATGCTCGCCGGCGCCCGGCCGGCTGAGATCGTCGTCGCCGACCTCCAGCCGCAGGGCCGGCTGCTCGACCTCGGCAGCGGACTGTCCGGCGAGCTCGCCGACATGGCCGCGGCCATGGAGAGCCAGCAGGTGCTGGTGCGCCGCGGCGAGGAGCTCGGCGTCCCGGTCCGGGTGATCGCCCACCCCACCGCCGACGTCGAGGAGGACCTCGTCGAGCTGGTCCGGGTGCTCGCGCCCCAGGGGCTCCTCGCATGGTCCGACGACCCGTCGCTCGACGCCGTGCTCGCGGTGATCGACTGCCCCTCCGCTGTCGTCGCCGAGGGGACCGCGCCGTTCCCGACGGGCGCCGCGGTCTCGGTGGCATGGAGTGCCGACAGCAACGGTGAGGCCGCCGTCGTCCTCGGCGCGCGGCTGGCCGTAGCCCGGCAGGTCGCTCTCCAGCTCCCGACGGACGGTGGTCGTCGGCTCGCCGCCATCCGGGCCGCGCTCGAGGAGCGCGGTGTCAGGGTCGCCGAGCCGGCCGCGCCCGACCCGGACTCAGGCCTGAGTCCCGCCGTGATCGACGTCGCCGGCTACGGCGCGTCCCCGGCCCCGTCGATCGGCGCCAGGAGCGAGCCGGACCCCGTACCGGTCGACTTCGCAGCCGTCGAGCTCGGCGCGACCGCCGAGGTTTGA
- a CDS encoding protein kinase domain-containing protein, with translation MQGIADYEFIRPLGESNYGTNYLANAPARLGIAADEVVVKVIAGPTSDDAFRRATRELKHFSVADSDRLVAVYDAGRHGGAFYYAMEYLPLGSLEQPNVPLDAGRAVAAVRDAALAAHALHERGIAHRDIKPANILIADDGGRLADLGLSQLLSPGMVMTGLGQIGLEFTDPSIMLGAAASRASDIWSLGACLHYALTGQGVYGDLRSTEPLLLVRSILASQPTLAPDLSPAAAELISSCLATDVTARPRTAAEVAERASGIATGAGV, from the coding sequence GTGCAGGGCATCGCGGACTATGAGTTCATCCGGCCGCTGGGGGAGTCGAACTACGGCACCAACTACTTGGCGAACGCACCGGCGCGCCTCGGTATCGCGGCCGACGAGGTCGTGGTCAAGGTCATCGCCGGTCCCACGTCGGACGACGCGTTCCGGCGGGCCACACGGGAGCTGAAGCACTTCAGCGTCGCCGACTCCGACCGGCTGGTCGCGGTCTACGACGCCGGCCGGCACGGCGGGGCGTTCTACTACGCGATGGAGTACCTCCCGCTCGGGTCGCTCGAGCAGCCCAACGTCCCCCTCGACGCCGGTCGCGCCGTCGCCGCCGTACGCGATGCAGCGCTCGCCGCCCACGCGTTGCACGAGCGCGGCATCGCCCACCGTGACATCAAGCCGGCCAACATCCTGATCGCCGACGACGGCGGTCGGCTCGCCGACCTCGGCCTCTCGCAGCTGCTCTCACCGGGCATGGTGATGACCGGTCTTGGACAGATCGGCCTGGAGTTCACCGACCCGTCGATCATGCTCGGCGCCGCCGCGTCGCGCGCCAGCGACATCTGGTCACTGGGCGCCTGCCTCCACTACGCCCTCACCGGGCAGGGGGTCTACGGCGACCTGCGGAGCACCGAGCCGCTCCTGCTCGTGCGATCCATCCTGGCGTCCCAGCCGACGCTCGCTCCCGACCTGTCGCCGGCGGCCGCGGAGCTGATCAGCTCCTGTCTCGCCACGGACGTGACCGCCCGCCCGCGGACGGCTGCGGAGGTGGCCGAGCGCGCGTCGGGCATCGCGACCGGAGCCGGGGTCTGA
- a CDS encoding FAD/NAD(P)-binding protein gives MPAGDLTDQLLATDFWTDEMVAGAGIPIVDIPFVTVGSGIGSFVTVDYLRIAGVPTAQMRVLGTLDHPWQTYEYLTRVSQIPRGERLRSDSASRPDNIWGFPSYGLSEGVRNFNLKVLWGLFTEPIFSDYYTPKAGQAFETMEREKNRIGYDEMLVKGLVRIVRRRYGGGYFTILTPPEGLSATKRIAFRSQYVHIAVGYPGLKFLPELQRYRTEHNDYRHIVNAYEAHEHVYERLMQQPSTVMVRGGGIVASRVLQRLMDDRLLHGAQTNIVHLFRTYYHGTNDGYGNEEDQRPGGGKTRMFMRRRGENGWAYQGFNYPKSVWGGQLKKQVRGLEGEQRAEIYKRMGGTNTPWRKLWQKQMNQGRREGWYTALVGTVDDMQPNGERIVNHVRTAQGTVPVEVDFVIDCTGLEADIAEHRLLKDLLEHGGASRNPTGRLNVDRNFELIGTRNGNGTMYASGATTLGGYFPGVDTFLGLQVAAQEIYQDLAKRKFCKRIGPVRSTIQWWKWLFGSKP, from the coding sequence ATGCCGGCCGGTGATCTCACCGACCAGCTGCTCGCGACCGACTTCTGGACCGACGAGATGGTTGCCGGCGCTGGCATCCCGATCGTCGACATCCCGTTCGTCACTGTCGGATCTGGTATCGGAAGCTTCGTGACCGTCGACTACCTACGGATCGCCGGCGTGCCGACCGCGCAGATGCGGGTCCTCGGGACGCTCGACCACCCGTGGCAGACGTACGAGTACCTCACCCGCGTCTCCCAGATCCCCCGCGGCGAGCGGCTGCGCTCCGACTCAGCGTCGCGCCCGGACAACATCTGGGGCTTCCCTTCGTACGGCTTGAGCGAAGGCGTCCGCAACTTCAACCTGAAGGTCCTCTGGGGTCTGTTCACCGAGCCGATCTTCTCCGACTACTACACGCCGAAGGCCGGCCAGGCCTTCGAGACGATGGAGCGCGAGAAGAACCGGATCGGCTACGACGAGATGCTGGTCAAGGGCTTGGTCCGGATCGTGCGCCGGCGGTACGGCGGCGGCTACTTCACGATCCTCACGCCGCCCGAGGGCCTTTCGGCCACCAAGCGGATCGCGTTCCGCTCCCAGTACGTCCACATCGCCGTCGGCTACCCGGGGCTCAAGTTCCTGCCCGAGCTGCAGCGGTACCGGACCGAGCACAACGACTACCGTCACATCGTCAACGCCTACGAGGCCCATGAACACGTGTACGAGCGCCTCATGCAGCAGCCGAGCACCGTCATGGTGCGCGGCGGCGGCATCGTGGCCTCGCGGGTGCTCCAGCGATTGATGGACGACCGGCTCCTCCACGGGGCGCAGACCAACATCGTCCACCTGTTCCGGACCTACTACCACGGCACCAACGACGGCTACGGCAACGAGGAGGACCAGCGTCCGGGCGGCGGCAAGACGCGGATGTTCATGCGGCGTCGCGGCGAGAACGGCTGGGCCTACCAGGGCTTCAACTACCCGAAGTCGGTGTGGGGCGGCCAGCTCAAGAAGCAGGTGCGCGGGCTCGAGGGCGAGCAGCGCGCCGAGATCTACAAGCGGATGGGCGGCACGAACACGCCCTGGCGCAAGCTGTGGCAGAAGCAGATGAACCAGGGCCGTCGTGAGGGCTGGTACACCGCGCTCGTCGGCACCGTCGACGACATGCAGCCCAACGGCGAGCGGATCGTCAACCACGTGCGCACGGCGCAGGGCACGGTCCCGGTCGAGGTCGACTTCGTCATCGACTGCACCGGCCTGGAGGCGGACATCGCCGAGCACCGGCTGCTCAAGGACCTGCTGGAGCACGGCGGCGCGAGCCGCAACCCGACCGGCCGACTCAACGTCGACCGGAACTTCGAGCTGATCGGCACCCGCAACGGCAACGGCACGATGTACGCCTCGGGCGCGACCACTCTGGGTGGCTACTTCCCGGGCGTCGACACCTTCCTCGGACTGCAGGTCGCGGCCCAGGAGATCTACCAGGACCTGGCCAAGCGGAAGTTCTGCAAGCGGATCGGGCCGGTGCGCTCGACGATCCAGTGGTGGAAGTGGCTGTTCGGGAGCAAGCCGTGA
- a CDS encoding ABC transporter ATP-binding protein, with product MTATDWRGIAKADDDERIERLERKFVGGSGQLLRELLRPYKWAIWGLVAIVLVENAARLSIPYLVKEGIDTGIPPIRENNDLEPLFVIVGIVLFATVTQAVARNLFLVRSGKVGQDVLFEVRRRVFRHFQALSPAFHDEYTSGRVISRQTSDVDAIYEMLETGFDGLVTAALTLVGTAGLLLFLDVELGLVALCCGPFLFWITNWFRKSSAKSYRVTREKVALVIVHFVESMGGIRAVQAFRREPRNQEIFDDVNDQYRAANLTAFRLVAWFMPGIRLIGNITIAVVLLYGGYLAFHGEVTVGVLAAFLLYLRQFFEPMMEISQFYNTFQSASAALDKLAGVLREEPGVPEPTRPEALPAARGEVRFDHVDFAYVDDRLVLHDLDLRVPAGQTLAVVGTTGAGKTTVAKLATRFYDPTAGRVLLDGVELRDLTSDVLRRAVVMVTQENYLFSGTIADNIRFGRPDATMEQVEAATRALGAHDFITALPDGYETHVANQGGRLSAGQRQLVAFARAFLADPAVLILDEATSSLDVPSERLVQQALRTVLAGRTAVIIAHRLSTVEIADRVIVMEHGQIVEDGAPADLISAGHGRFSDLHQAWLDSLA from the coding sequence ATGACTGCCACCGACTGGCGCGGCATAGCCAAGGCAGACGACGACGAGCGGATCGAGCGGCTCGAGCGCAAGTTCGTCGGCGGCTCCGGCCAGCTCCTCCGTGAGCTGCTGCGTCCCTACAAGTGGGCGATCTGGGGCCTGGTCGCGATCGTGTTGGTCGAGAACGCCGCCCGGCTCTCGATTCCCTACCTGGTCAAGGAGGGCATCGACACCGGCATCCCGCCGATCCGCGAGAACAACGATCTCGAGCCTCTGTTCGTCATCGTCGGGATCGTGCTGTTCGCGACGGTCACCCAGGCCGTCGCGCGCAACCTGTTCCTCGTCCGGTCCGGCAAGGTCGGCCAGGACGTGCTGTTCGAGGTGCGCCGCCGGGTCTTCCGTCACTTCCAGGCGCTGAGCCCGGCCTTCCACGACGAATACACGTCGGGCCGGGTGATCTCGCGGCAGACGTCCGACGTCGACGCGATCTACGAGATGCTCGAGACCGGCTTCGACGGACTCGTCACGGCCGCGCTCACCCTCGTCGGCACCGCCGGCCTGCTGCTCTTTCTCGACGTCGAGCTCGGCCTGGTCGCACTGTGCTGCGGGCCGTTCCTGTTCTGGATCACCAACTGGTTCCGGAAGTCGTCCGCCAAGAGCTACCGGGTCACCCGCGAGAAGGTCGCGCTCGTCATCGTCCACTTCGTCGAGTCGATGGGCGGGATCCGGGCGGTGCAGGCGTTCCGCCGCGAGCCCCGCAACCAGGAGATCTTCGACGACGTCAACGACCAGTACCGCGCGGCCAACCTCACGGCGTTCCGGCTCGTCGCGTGGTTCATGCCCGGCATCCGGCTGATCGGCAACATCACCATCGCTGTGGTGCTGCTCTACGGCGGCTACCTGGCCTTCCACGGCGAGGTCACCGTCGGCGTGCTGGCAGCGTTCCTGCTCTACCTGCGTCAGTTCTTCGAGCCGATGATGGAGATCTCGCAGTTCTACAACACCTTCCAGTCGGCGTCGGCGGCCCTCGACAAGCTCGCCGGCGTGCTCCGGGAGGAGCCCGGCGTGCCCGAGCCGACCCGGCCGGAGGCGCTGCCGGCCGCCCGCGGCGAGGTGCGCTTCGACCACGTCGACTTCGCCTACGTCGACGACCGGCTGGTCCTCCACGACCTCGACCTGCGGGTGCCGGCCGGTCAGACCCTCGCCGTGGTCGGGACGACCGGCGCCGGCAAGACCACCGTGGCCAAGTTGGCGACCCGCTTCTACGACCCGACCGCCGGCCGGGTCCTCCTCGACGGTGTCGAGCTCCGTGACCTGACGTCCGACGTCCTGCGCCGGGCGGTGGTGATGGTGACCCAGGAGAACTACCTGTTCTCCGGCACCATCGCCGACAACATCAGGTTCGGTCGGCCGGACGCAACGATGGAGCAGGTCGAGGCCGCGACCCGCGCGCTGGGCGCGCACGACTTCATCACCGCGCTGCCCGACGGCTACGAGACCCACGTGGCCAACCAGGGTGGTCGGCTGAGCGCCGGCCAGCGGCAGCTGGTGGCGTTCGCCCGCGCCTTCCTCGCCGACCCGGCGGTGCTGATCCTCGACGAGGCGACCTCGTCACTGGACGTGCCGTCCGAGCGTCTGGTCCAGCAAGCGCTGCGCACGGTTCTCGCCGGCCGCACGGCGGTGATCATCGCCCACCGGCTCTCGACGGTCGAGATCGCCGACCGGGTGATCGTGATGGAGCACGGTCAGATCGTTGAGGACGGCGCGCCGGCAGATCTGATCTCGGCCGGCCACGGCCGGTTCTCCGACCTGCATCAGGCCTGGCTCGACTCGTTGGCGTGA
- a CDS encoding FHA domain-containing protein produces the protein MKQSAEDWTRSTVVPGAGEGTLARIGPVVLLVGSTDPDVVRPYVDHAQMVAANGGQGRQLVRGYALMLSTAVDQSPGFAALAPHATGLAVFVDGDVVVTVGDERISGADSLAWVERLIPWPIDEVTVTLPGADAADPASTYRLDGGVIQAGALVVPAGAPTGDSMVMPAPVAETPEAPAAAEPAAAPPAAPPTSEEPLDEMTHTPASPVWPEAPAAPEPAAAPAAPPPAPAPPPVPAAPEPAMAHDHDHAGHDHPHAGAPAGRPLPPPQADERIEFQSVLIDELDDDDFEPLPIVDDASVIENAPGGSPKEEVRGVYCKNRHFNDPRQLFCAVCGINMVQQTPVLVNGIRPPLGVVVLDDGSVFQLDTPYLLGRDPNADERVRSSDFRGLPIIDQSNQVSRVHARLELRGWDVVLIDNNSTNGTFIHVPKTPDWQRMPAGAEHILVQGTRIRIGHRTLAFNTHAGSSS, from the coding sequence GTGAAGCAGTCAGCGGAGGACTGGACCCGCTCGACCGTCGTTCCCGGGGCGGGTGAGGGCACCCTCGCCCGGATCGGGCCGGTCGTGCTCCTGGTCGGCTCGACCGACCCCGATGTCGTCCGGCCGTACGTCGACCACGCCCAGATGGTGGCGGCCAACGGCGGCCAGGGACGGCAGCTCGTGCGCGGCTACGCGTTGATGCTGTCGACGGCCGTCGACCAGTCGCCGGGCTTCGCCGCGCTGGCCCCGCACGCGACCGGCCTCGCGGTCTTCGTCGACGGCGACGTCGTGGTGACCGTCGGCGACGAGCGGATCTCGGGCGCCGACTCGCTCGCGTGGGTCGAGCGACTGATCCCCTGGCCGATCGACGAGGTCACCGTGACGCTGCCCGGTGCGGACGCGGCCGACCCCGCGTCGACGTACCGCCTCGACGGCGGCGTCATCCAGGCCGGCGCGCTCGTCGTACCGGCGGGTGCTCCCACCGGCGACTCAATGGTGATGCCGGCCCCGGTGGCGGAGACGCCGGAGGCGCCGGCTGCGGCTGAACCGGCGGCCGCGCCGCCCGCCGCGCCGCCGACGAGCGAGGAGCCGCTCGACGAGATGACCCACACTCCGGCGTCCCCCGTCTGGCCCGAGGCGCCCGCAGCGCCCGAACCGGCCGCCGCTCCCGCGGCGCCGCCGCCAGCGCCAGCGCCGCCGCCGGTGCCGGCCGCACCGGAACCGGCGATGGCGCACGACCACGACCACGCCGGTCACGACCACCCGCACGCGGGCGCACCGGCGGGACGGCCGCTGCCGCCGCCCCAGGCCGACGAGCGGATCGAGTTCCAGTCGGTGCTGATCGACGAGCTCGACGACGACGACTTCGAGCCGCTGCCGATCGTCGACGACGCGAGCGTGATCGAGAACGCGCCCGGTGGGTCGCCGAAGGAGGAGGTGCGCGGCGTCTACTGCAAGAACCGCCACTTCAACGACCCACGTCAGCTCTTCTGCGCCGTCTGCGGTATCAACATGGTGCAGCAGACGCCGGTGCTGGTGAACGGCATCCGGCCGCCGCTCGGCGTCGTCGTGCTCGACGACGGCTCCGTGTTCCAGCTGGACACGCCCTACCTCCTCGGACGCGACCCCAACGCGGACGAGCGGGTCAGGAGCAGTGACTTCCGCGGGCTCCCGATCATCGACCAGTCCAACCAGGTGTCCCGGGTGCACGCCCGGCTCGAGCTGCGCGGGTGGGACGTCGTCCTCATCGACAACAACTCCACGAACGGGACCTTCATCCACGTGCCGAAGACACCGGACTGGCAGCGGATGCCCGCCGGCGCCGAGCACATCCTGGTCCAGGGCACCCGGATCAGGATCGGCCACCGCACGCTCGCGTTCAACACCCACGCGGGCAGCAGCAGCTGA